Proteins encoded by one window of Blautia luti:
- a CDS encoding Type 1 glutamine amidotransferase-like domain-containing protein encodes MKLFLCSHFSSVGSLIKEEIENKKVAFIPTASLREGYTGYVGSARKLFKKLGAIVTEIDISTEAYSTIQSVFEDADVIYFTGGNSFFLIDQLRKTGTDELLKKELAKGKLMIGESAGAIICAPSIQYIEQMDEKPEDYSQEDDAGLDLIDFYVLPHYLTSPFKKVTEKIMTEFSDLNLCPINNRQGIVIDGEGSKVICKD; translated from the coding sequence ATGAAACTGTTTTTATGTTCGCACTTTTCAAGTGTAGGAAGTCTGATAAAGGAAGAAATTGAAAATAAAAAAGTCGCATTTATTCCAACAGCTTCGCTGCGTGAAGGCTACACCGGTTATGTCGGCTCGGCTCGAAAATTATTCAAAAAGTTGGGAGCAATCGTAACTGAAATTGATATTTCAACGGAGGCTTATTCAACGATACAGTCTGTTTTTGAAGATGCGGATGTGATATATTTTACCGGCGGCAATTCTTTTTTCCTTATAGACCAGCTCCGTAAAACGGGAACGGATGAGCTGTTGAAGAAAGAATTGGCAAAGGGAAAACTGATGATTGGTGAATCGGCAGGTGCGATTATATGCGCTCCAAGCATCCAATATATCGAGCAAATGGATGAAAAGCCGGAGGACTACTCACAAGAAGATGATGCAGGGCTTGATTTGATTGATTTCTATGTTCTTCCGCATTATCTTACATCACCATTTAAGAAAGTTACCGAGAAAATAATGACTGAGTTTTCGGATTTGAATCTATGCCCAATTAACAACCGTCAGGGAATTGTAATTGATGGTGAAGGTTCAAAGGTTATTTGCAAAGACTAA
- a CDS encoding DUF1847 domain-containing protein, which yields MKKEDMSCIDCAVKNCNKMDKTYPDFCLTTHMDEEVLNEAMECYNEDENRKVTIAAAEVEYENYCKHTRVEEIMDFAKKINAKKIGIATCVGLLKESRILADILRRHGFEVYGVGCKAGTQKKTSVGIPECCEGVGVNMCNPILQAKLLNKAKTDLNVVVGLCVGHDSLFYKYSEALTTTAVTKDRVLGHNPVAALYTADSYYSKLKKSEEE from the coding sequence ATGAAAAAAGAAGACATGTCCTGTATCGACTGCGCAGTAAAAAACTGCAACAAAATGGATAAAACCTATCCGGATTTCTGTCTGACAACACACATGGATGAAGAAGTTCTAAATGAAGCTATGGAATGCTACAATGAAGACGAGAACCGCAAAGTAACAATCGCTGCAGCTGAAGTAGAGTATGAGAATTACTGCAAACATACCCGTGTCGAAGAAATCATGGATTTTGCAAAGAAGATTAATGCGAAAAAGATCGGGATCGCAACCTGTGTCGGATTGTTGAAAGAAAGCCGTATCCTGGCAGATATCCTGCGCAGACATGGCTTTGAGGTGTATGGTGTCGGCTGTAAAGCCGGAACACAGAAGAAGACATCGGTCGGCATCCCGGAATGCTGCGAAGGTGTCGGTGTGAATATGTGTAATCCGATCCTGCAGGCAAAGCTTCTGAACAAGGCGAAGACGGACCTGAATGTTGTGGTCGGACTTTGTGTGGGGCATGACAGTCTGTTTTACAAATATTCCGAGGCACTGACTACGACAGCAGTGACGAAAGACCGTGTATTGGGGCATAATCCGGTGGCGGCGCTTTATACTGCGGATAGTTATTATTCAAAGTTGAAGAAGAGTGAAGAAGAGTAA
- a CDS encoding SdpI family protein, translating to MIGFGRYFMKKAPKEINSVFGYRTSMSIKNKDTWEFAHKYCGKVWYVCGMVMLPITVIFMLLVIGKNEDCVGSIGGIICGVQLIPLIGSILPTEIALKKNFDKNGTRR from the coding sequence ATGATTGGTTTTGGAAGATATTTTATGAAAAAGGCTCCAAAGGAAATAAATTCAGTATTTGGATATCGGACTTCGATGTCTATAAAGAACAAAGACACATGGGAATTTGCTCATAAATATTGTGGTAAAGTCTGGTATGTCTGTGGAATGGTTATGTTGCCGATAACAGTAATATTCATGCTTTTAGTGATTGGAAAAAATGAAGATTGTGTTGGGAGTATAGGAGGAATTATCTGTGGTGTTCAACTTATTCCTTTAATTGGGTCTATTCTCCCAACAGAAATAGCATTAAAAAAGAATTTTGATAAGAATGGAACAAGACGATAA
- a CDS encoding DUF6219 family protein, with translation MKSHKYWSIGAMVSMIGTCYTGYKDMKSAHKYFAFSSLICMAMAIYSGHKMISGKSGKTKEIVAEEAAE, from the coding sequence ATGAAATCACATAAATATTGGTCTATCGGTGCGATGGTTTCCATGATCGGAACTTGCTACACCGGCTATAAGGATATGAAATCAGCTCATAAATATTTTGCATTCAGTTCACTAATCTGCATGGCTATGGCCATTTACTCAGGTCATAAAATGATTTCTGGCAAATCCGGAAAAACTAAAGAAATCGTAGCTGAAGAAGCTGCGGAATAA
- a CDS encoding DNA polymerase IV — MEMLYHPEYAGKPLAVGGDPEARHGIVLTANYIAKRSGVKTGMALWQAKQVCPDLIFVPPRMDLYLKFSFMLREIYSEYTNQIEPYGCDEAWLDVTGSSSLKGNGRMIAEEISRRVKKELGITVSIGISWTWNKIFAKLGSDYKKPDAITEFNKANYQDLIWKLPVSDLLYVGRSTNRTLQKYGIRTIGELARTDPDFLELQLGKMGLVIYSFANGWDDSPVSVEGYQAPIKSIGNSTTTPRDLENDQDVQIILMALAESVAARLRKHGFKCNVVSISIRDNGLFHFTRQRKLQEPTDITDEIMSAAYWLFRENYHWPRPIRSLGIRTDDLVMGQVPVQLDLFMNEQRREKQEKLDRAVDDIRRRFGYHSVQRAFMYQDKILSSLDVQGSHTVHPVGYFNGR; from the coding sequence GTGGAAATGCTTTATCATCCAGAATATGCTGGTAAGCCATTAGCTGTAGGAGGAGATCCTGAAGCGAGGCATGGAATTGTATTGACGGCGAATTATATTGCGAAGAGAAGCGGGGTTAAGACGGGCATGGCATTGTGGCAGGCAAAACAGGTATGCCCAGATCTGATATTTGTACCACCCAGAATGGATTTGTACTTGAAGTTTTCATTTATGCTCCGTGAAATCTATTCAGAGTATACGAATCAGATTGAACCATATGGCTGCGACGAAGCGTGGCTTGATGTTACTGGAAGTTCTTCACTGAAAGGTAACGGAAGAATGATTGCGGAAGAGATAAGCAGACGAGTAAAAAAAGAATTGGGAATTACTGTAAGCATTGGAATCTCATGGACATGGAATAAAATTTTTGCTAAGCTAGGAAGCGATTATAAGAAACCGGATGCAATAACCGAATTTAATAAAGCGAATTATCAGGATTTGATTTGGAAACTTCCAGTGTCAGATCTTCTATACGTGGGAAGATCAACGAATAGAACTTTACAGAAATATGGTATTCGCACAATCGGAGAACTGGCAAGAACAGATCCAGATTTTCTGGAACTGCAGCTTGGGAAAATGGGACTTGTCATTTATTCATTTGCGAATGGCTGGGATGATTCGCCAGTTTCAGTAGAAGGATATCAGGCACCGATAAAGTCTATTGGCAACAGTACAACGACACCCAGGGATCTGGAAAATGATCAGGATGTACAGATTATTCTGATGGCATTGGCAGAAAGTGTCGCAGCCAGACTGCGGAAACATGGTTTTAAATGTAATGTAGTGTCAATTTCGATTCGTGATAATGGGTTATTTCATTTCACCAGGCAGAGAAAGTTGCAGGAGCCGACAGACATTACAGATGAGATAATGAGTGCAGCATACTGGCTTTTTAGAGAGAACTATCATTGGCCTCGTCCGATCAGAAGTCTTGGAATCCGTACAGATGATCTGGTTATGGGGCAGGTTCCGGTGCAGTTAGATTTATTTATGAATGAACAGCGCCGGGAAAAACAGGAGAAGTTAGACAGGGCAGTAGATGATATCAGGCGACGGTTTGGATATCACAGTGTCCAGAGAGCATTTATGTATCAGGATAAAATATTATCCAGCCTGGATGTACAGGGATCCCACACTGTTCATCCGGTCGGATATTTTAATGGGAGGTAA
- a CDS encoding S24 family peptidase, producing MMIKKDFGSIIANKRKERRLSQPQLAALLCERGLDVRAHSISKWEKNVNLPNVLQFFALCEILEISDINRTFQIGTDEKLFSKLNDEGQAKVLDYMNLLVKIGEYIREEPIIYQFPRRTLSLYDLPVSAGTGQFLDSDRFSEIEVGDEVSSSADFGVRVCGDSMEPLYLDEQIIWIHKQETLKEGEIGVFFLDGDAYVKKYHQSDSGIQLISLNKKYAPIQVTSGSTLKTFGKVVG from the coding sequence ATGATGATAAAGAAAGATTTTGGATCCATTATCGCTAATAAAAGAAAAGAACGCAGACTGTCTCAACCACAACTGGCAGCTCTTCTGTGTGAAAGAGGATTAGATGTAAGAGCACATTCTATCAGTAAATGGGAAAAAAATGTAAACCTGCCAAATGTTTTACAGTTTTTTGCCCTCTGTGAGATTCTTGAGATTTCCGATATAAACAGAACATTCCAGATTGGAACGGATGAGAAACTTTTCTCCAAATTAAATGACGAAGGACAAGCCAAAGTTCTTGACTACATGAACCTATTAGTGAAAATCGGAGAATACATTCGAGAAGAACCAATCATTTACCAATTTCCACGAAGAACTCTCAGTCTGTATGATCTCCCGGTTTCAGCTGGAACAGGACAATTCCTTGATTCCGACCGTTTCTCTGAAATTGAAGTTGGTGATGAAGTATCTTCCAGTGCTGACTTCGGTGTCCGGGTATGTGGTGACAGCATGGAGCCTCTCTATCTGGATGAACAGATCATCTGGATTCATAAACAAGAAACACTTAAAGAAGGAGAAATCGGTGTCTTCTTCCTTGATGGTGATGCTTATGTAAAGAAATACCATCAATCCGATTCCGGTATTCAGCTTATTTCTCTAAATAAAAAATATGCCCCTATCCAAGTCACTTCCGGATCCACCTTAAAAACTTTTGGAAAAGTAGTTGGCTAA
- a CDS encoding CDP-alcohol phosphatidyltransferase family protein, whose protein sequence is MQSEVNQEENLNRIITVPNLLSFFRLCLIPVIIWSYCVKKNPLLAGEILLLSGLTDLADGYIARRFHRISNLGKILDPVADKLTQAAMLICLFTRFPHVLLLIVIMAGKELYMVVSGCLVIRKTGKVHGADWHGKIVTFLLYGTAAVHIIWFHITPMVSDLLIGLCAIMMVISVALYIIQNTRTLKEETV, encoded by the coding sequence ATGCAGAGTGAAGTGAATCAGGAAGAAAATTTGAATAGAATTATTACGGTTCCTAATCTTCTTTCTTTTTTTCGGCTTTGCCTGATTCCGGTAATTATATGGAGTTATTGTGTAAAGAAAAATCCTCTGTTAGCTGGTGAAATCTTATTGCTGTCTGGTCTTACGGATCTTGCTGATGGATATATCGCAAGAAGATTCCATAGGATTAGTAATTTAGGAAAAATACTTGATCCGGTGGCTGATAAGCTGACACAGGCAGCGATGTTAATCTGTCTGTTTACTCGTTTTCCACATGTGCTTCTTTTAATCGTAATAATGGCAGGTAAGGAGCTGTATATGGTAGTCAGTGGATGTCTTGTGATACGAAAGACAGGAAAAGTACATGGTGCAGACTGGCATGGAAAGATAGTAACCTTTTTATTATATGGAACTGCAGCGGTGCATATTATATGGTTCCACATTACACCGATGGTATCAGATCTGTTGATTGGTTTGTGCGCTATAATGATGGTCATATCGGTCGCTCTGTATATTATCCAGAACACCAGGACTCTTAAGGAAGAGACTGTATAA
- a CDS encoding FUSC family protein gives MTFYQELQLNQTGSKNLLKKSETLKEKLYHMWVYLVKIAVTMAFCFFFVSIFSILFGNENSIVGVVVLLCLMVFRNADLGIHTGQSTMLLALFFVIMTVCPHLANQFSPVLGMLLNIAALAVLILFGCHNPFMFNQSTLVLGYLLLYGYDVTGKSYQMRLVGMALGAALTCFVFYRNHKNRTYKRNLKDLIQEFDITSSRTKWQICQILCVPIVLCIAELCNMPRAMWAGIAAMSTILPFMEDMHYRVRKRIVGNIAGVICFTVLYFLLPSSIYAYIGILGGIGVGFSAQYGWQAVFNTFGALAIAAETYGLQGAVSLRVIQNVFGVVFALAFCVIFYWFMSKKKESEVTVHAE, from the coding sequence ATGACATTTTATCAGGAGTTGCAGTTAAATCAGACAGGTTCTAAAAACCTGTTGAAAAAGAGTGAAACACTAAAAGAAAAATTATATCATATGTGGGTATATCTGGTGAAGATAGCTGTTACAATGGCATTTTGTTTTTTCTTTGTTAGTATTTTCAGCATCCTATTTGGAAATGAGAACAGCATTGTAGGTGTAGTAGTCTTATTATGTCTCATGGTGTTTAGAAATGCGGATCTGGGGATCCACACCGGACAATCTACGATGCTTTTGGCTTTGTTCTTTGTAATTATGACTGTATGTCCGCATTTAGCAAATCAGTTTTCACCGGTATTGGGAATGCTGTTAAATATTGCGGCACTGGCTGTGTTGATTCTGTTCGGATGCCATAATCCATTCATGTTTAATCAATCTACATTGGTTCTTGGGTATCTGCTGCTATATGGTTATGATGTTACGGGAAAAAGCTATCAGATGCGATTAGTCGGAATGGCTTTAGGTGCAGCACTTACCTGCTTCGTATTTTATCGAAATCATAAAAACAGAACTTATAAAAGAAATCTGAAAGATCTGATACAAGAATTTGATATCACTTCTTCCAGAACAAAATGGCAGATATGTCAGATTTTATGCGTACCGATTGTCCTTTGCATTGCAGAACTTTGTAATATGCCACGTGCAATGTGGGCTGGTATTGCGGCCATGTCCACGATTTTGCCGTTTATGGAAGATATGCACTACAGAGTCCGTAAAAGGATTGTCGGAAATATTGCAGGTGTTATATGTTTTACAGTATTATATTTTCTGCTTCCTTCGTCAATCTATGCATATATAGGAATTCTTGGTGGAATCGGTGTAGGATTTTCAGCACAATATGGCTGGCAGGCAGTATTTAACACATTTGGTGCTTTAGCCATTGCTGCAGAGACTTATGGACTACAAGGAGCGGTTAGTCTTAGAGTGATTCAAAATGTTTTTGGTGTTGTGTTTGCTTTAGCATTTTGTGTTATATTTTATTGGTTTATGTCTAAAAAAAAGGAAAGTGAGGTGACCGTACATGCAGAGTGA
- a CDS encoding HAMP domain-containing sensor histidine kinase, which produces MEQKKEKGLRIRSCLTGAIWLALVFSTVISALLFAFLNHFFNLPGSIPVLGWLLIFNTLIAGLITSFINAKLLEPITRLSKAMKEVSQGDFEQHLETNSRIAEVGESYQSFNVMTKELRATEVLQMDFVSNVSHEFKTPINAIEGYTMLLQGEELSPDQEEYVEKILFNTQRLSGLVGNILLLSKLENQNIPMKKTEYRLDEQIRQAFLSLETKWTEKEIGFQVELEEVKYTGNEGLFMHIWINLLDNAIKFSPSKGTITMFLKQEQDSVKFILEDEGPGIEDDVKSRIFDKFYQVDGSHKAEGNGLGLALVKRIVDSAGGTIKAENREYGGCRFVIELPKQKDEII; this is translated from the coding sequence ATGGAACAAAAGAAAGAAAAAGGATTGCGGATCCGATCCTGTCTGACTGGTGCAATCTGGCTGGCACTTGTATTTTCAACAGTCATATCTGCTTTATTATTTGCTTTTTTGAATCATTTTTTTAATCTGCCGGGCAGCATACCTGTGCTTGGCTGGCTTTTGATTTTCAATACATTGATTGCAGGGCTGATCACTTCCTTTATCAATGCAAAGTTACTGGAACCAATTACCAGACTTAGTAAAGCAATGAAGGAAGTTTCTCAGGGAGATTTTGAACAGCATTTGGAAACGAACAGCCGTATAGCAGAAGTTGGAGAATCTTATCAAAGTTTTAATGTTATGACAAAAGAACTTCGTGCAACAGAGGTGCTGCAGATGGATTTTGTATCTAATGTTTCTCATGAGTTTAAGACCCCGATTAATGCCATTGAAGGATATACAATGCTGCTTCAGGGAGAAGAACTGTCTCCGGATCAAGAGGAATATGTAGAAAAAATCTTATTTAACACCCAAAGACTTTCCGGATTGGTTGGTAATATTTTGCTGTTATCCAAGTTAGAGAATCAGAATATACCAATGAAAAAAACAGAATATCGTCTGGATGAACAGATCCGCCAGGCATTTCTTTCATTGGAAACAAAATGGACAGAAAAAGAAATTGGTTTTCAGGTAGAATTGGAGGAAGTTAAATATACTGGGAATGAAGGACTTTTTATGCATATCTGGATAAATCTTTTGGATAATGCGATTAAGTTCAGCCCTTCAAAGGGGACAATTACGATGTTTCTGAAACAAGAACAGGATTCTGTTAAGTTCATTCTGGAAGATGAAGGACCAGGAATAGAGGATGATGTAAAATCCAGAATATTTGACAAGTTCTATCAGGTAGATGGATCTCATAAAGCAGAAGGAAATGGCCTAGGTCTTGCACTTGTAAAACGGATTGTAGATAGTGCCGGAGGAACAATCAAAGCAGAAAACCGTGAATATGGTGGATGCAGATTTGTTATAGAGCTGCCAAAGCAGAAAGATGAGATTATATAG
- a CDS encoding response regulator transcription factor, translating to MGKVSVLIRRKENVFQILIVEDDKELSQLFQKVLEKNGYQVKSASDGAQALEVLDKEYIDLIISDIMMPVMDGYELVSELRSAGYQIPVLMITAKGSFDDMRQGFLSGSDDYMVKPVNVNEMVLRVGALLRRAQILNEHKIVIGSTEFDYDAMTVTTDKESLVLPKKEFLLLYKLAASPGRTFTKQQLMDEVWGYETEAAPHTIEVHIGRIRERFKDNPDFEIVTMRGIGYKVVKK from the coding sequence ATGGGCAAGGTATCTGTTTTAATAAGGAGGAAGGAAAACGTGTTTCAAATATTGATTGTAGAAGATGATAAAGAATTAAGCCAGCTATTCCAAAAAGTGCTTGAGAAGAATGGATATCAAGTCAAAAGTGCATCGGATGGAGCACAGGCATTAGAAGTATTGGATAAGGAATATATTGATCTGATCATTTCTGATATTATGATGCCGGTTATGGATGGCTATGAACTGGTGTCAGAACTTCGTTCAGCAGGATATCAGATACCAGTGCTTATGATCACTGCGAAAGGTTCCTTTGATGATATGCGCCAGGGATTTCTTTCGGGAAGTGACGATTATATGGTAAAACCGGTAAATGTGAATGAAATGGTTTTAAGAGTCGGAGCACTGCTTCGCCGTGCACAGATACTGAATGAACACAAAATTGTGATCGGTTCAACAGAGTTTGATTATGATGCAATGACGGTTACAACTGATAAGGAAAGTCTTGTTTTGCCTAAAAAAGAATTCCTGCTTTTATATAAGCTTGCAGCTTCGCCAGGCAGAACATTTACAAAACAACAGTTGATGGATGAAGTATGGGGATACGAGACGGAGGCAGCCCCACATACGATAGAGGTACATATAGGAAGAATCAGAGAGCGTTTTAAAGATAACCCTGATTTTGAAATCGTAACAATGCGTGGAATTGGATACAAGGTGGTGAAAAAATAA
- a CDS encoding phospholipase D family protein, producing MKKHKICKILLVILAIFLCVAFYELLGICVAYKKQPEVSNTTKKETKNGSWNECSENTERAVIIEKNPEALLQRVRLIKNAKKEIILSTFAFQSDESGKLILGALHDAADRGVHIRLLVDGMESWIDMEGNPYFYGLSSHENVEIKLYNKANPLKPWKMMGRMHDKYLIADGKRYILGGRNTYNYFLGDFPGHKNYDRDVLVVCDEPEKENSVNQLSEYFETIWNQEDSGYFHNNKKLANRKSVKNAVLELQNSYQKYFEENKERICETDYTDETFETEKITLVSNPIHTGSKEPVVWYQLGELMKNAKNRVKIHTPYIICNDMMYNTWEEIAENVSDFSIMTNSVANNGNPFGSADYAKNRNRILSTGINIWEYEGGYSYHGKSILIDDDLSVIGSFNMDMRSAYLDTELMLVIRSKDINKQLEEGMMEYEKVSRQILEGGTYNDPYHVEPIELTKKRQRKIFLVQHLLGWARYLF from the coding sequence ATGAAAAAGCATAAAATATGTAAAATCCTTCTTGTTATACTGGCAATTTTTTTATGTGTGGCTTTTTATGAATTGCTCGGAATCTGCGTTGCATATAAAAAGCAGCCGGAAGTGTCCAATACAACCAAAAAAGAAACAAAAAATGGGTCATGGAACGAATGCAGTGAAAATACAGAACGGGCAGTAATCATAGAAAAGAATCCAGAAGCGCTTTTACAAAGAGTGCGTTTGATCAAGAATGCAAAAAAGGAAATTATTCTTTCTACTTTTGCATTTCAATCCGATGAAAGTGGAAAATTGATTTTAGGAGCACTGCATGATGCGGCAGACAGAGGTGTACATATTCGTCTGTTAGTAGATGGAATGGAGAGCTGGATTGATATGGAAGGAAATCCGTATTTCTATGGATTATCTTCCCATGAGAATGTTGAAATTAAACTGTATAATAAGGCCAATCCGTTGAAACCGTGGAAAATGATGGGTAGAATGCATGATAAATATTTGATTGCAGATGGAAAGAGATATATTCTTGGGGGAAGAAATACATATAATTATTTCCTGGGTGATTTTCCGGGACATAAGAACTATGACAGAGACGTGTTAGTGGTTTGCGATGAACCTGAGAAAGAAAATTCAGTTAACCAGTTGTCAGAGTATTTTGAAACCATATGGAATCAGGAAGACAGTGGTTATTTTCATAACAATAAAAAACTGGCAAATAGAAAATCTGTAAAGAACGCAGTTTTAGAGCTGCAGAACAGCTATCAGAAATATTTTGAAGAGAATAAGGAAAGAATCTGCGAGACCGATTATACGGACGAAACTTTTGAGACAGAAAAGATTACATTAGTGTCAAATCCTATTCACACAGGTTCCAAAGAACCAGTAGTGTGGTATCAGTTGGGAGAATTGATGAAAAATGCAAAAAATCGTGTGAAGATCCACACGCCATATATTATCTGTAATGATATGATGTATAATACATGGGAGGAGATTGCAGAGAACGTTTCAGATTTTTCTATCATGACAAATTCAGTTGCGAATAATGGGAATCCATTTGGGTCTGCCGATTATGCGAAAAACAGAAATAGAATCTTAAGTACAGGAATTAATATCTGGGAATATGAAGGCGGTTATTCATACCACGGAAAAAGTATTCTGATTGACGATGATCTGTCTGTAATCGGTTCCTTTAATATGGACATGAGAAGTGCATATCTGGATACGGAACTGATGCTTGTAATTCGCAGTAAAGATATTAATAAACAGTTGGAAGAGGGCATGATGGAATATGAAAAAGTGTCCCGCCAGATATTAGAAGGCGGAACTTATAATGATCCATATCATGTAGAGCCAATCGAATTAACAAAGAAACGTCAGAGAAAAATATTTTTGGTACAGCATCTGCTTGGATGGGCAAGGTATCTGTTTTAA
- the cls gene encoding cardiolipin synthase has translation MKQDTLEGKAKTKNGVKRLCFSIICILLEVIFIITIVTRLNEYAEIINLFTRILSGILVLGLYASNKTSSMKMPWVILILIFPIMGVGLYLLIGLNGGTHKMRERYAEIDSKLLPMLPDSQECLSKIKEKIPKAGNIASYIQRNSQYPIYQNTDIVYFDEAVKGLEAQLKDLEKAQKFIFMEYHAIEDAEAWHKIQDVLEERVKAGVEVRVFYDDMGSIGFINTDFVKKMEAIGIHCRVFNPFMPGLNLFLNNRDHRKITVIDGKVGFTGGYNLANEYFNYTHPYGQWKDTGIRLEGDAVQSLTVTFLEMWNAVSDKDANDSDFSKYLFHYDYAAQQTGFVQPYADSPMDNEQVGEEVYISMINKAEKYCWFMTPYLIITDEMTHALCLAAKRGVDVRIITPGIPDKKFIYNITRSFYHGLVKHGVRVYEWTPGFCHAKMSVADDCMATCGTINLDYRSLYHHFENGCFMADCQAVVEIKNDLIRTMGECRDVTDQYQTGRSAYLRLGQLFMRLFAGLL, from the coding sequence ATGAAACAAGATACTTTAGAGGGCAAAGCAAAAACAAAAAATGGGGTAAAACGGCTGTGTTTTTCCATAATCTGCATTCTTCTGGAAGTGATTTTTATTATTACTATCGTAACACGCTTGAATGAATATGCAGAAATCATAAATTTATTTACAAGGATTTTGAGTGGGATCTTGGTTTTGGGATTGTACGCATCAAATAAGACATCCTCTATGAAAATGCCTTGGGTCATCTTAATTCTAATTTTCCCAATTATGGGTGTAGGCCTGTATTTGTTGATTGGTTTGAATGGTGGCACACATAAAATGCGTGAGCGATATGCAGAAATTGATAGCAAATTGTTACCAATGCTTCCGGACAGTCAGGAGTGTTTGAGCAAAATAAAAGAAAAAATTCCGAAAGCAGGAAATATAGCAAGTTACATACAAAGAAATTCGCAGTATCCAATCTATCAGAATACGGATATTGTGTATTTTGATGAAGCAGTGAAAGGATTAGAGGCACAGCTTAAGGATTTGGAGAAAGCACAGAAGTTTATCTTTATGGAATATCATGCGATAGAAGACGCTGAAGCATGGCATAAGATTCAAGATGTTCTGGAAGAGCGAGTAAAAGCAGGTGTGGAAGTTAGAGTATTCTACGATGATATGGGTTCTATAGGCTTTATTAACACAGATTTTGTGAAAAAGATGGAAGCAATAGGAATTCATTGCCGTGTATTCAATCCGTTTATGCCAGGTTTAAATCTGTTTTTGAACAATCGTGATCATAGAAAAATAACAGTTATTGATGGAAAAGTCGGATTTACAGGTGGATATAATCTAGCAAACGAATATTTTAATTACACACACCCGTATGGACAGTGGAAAGATACAGGTATTCGTTTAGAAGGAGATGCTGTTCAGTCGCTTACGGTGACATTTTTGGAAATGTGGAATGCAGTAAGTGATAAGGATGCTAATGATTCTGATTTTAGTAAATACCTTTTCCACTATGATTATGCGGCACAGCAAACTGGGTTTGTTCAACCTTATGCAGACAGCCCTATGGATAATGAGCAAGTAGGAGAAGAAGTTTATATCAGTATGATAAATAAAGCTGAAAAATATTGTTGGTTTATGACTCCATATCTAATCATAACAGATGAAATGACGCATGCGTTATGTCTGGCTGCTAAGCGAGGGGTAGACGTAAGAATTATCACACCTGGTATCCCTGATAAAAAATTCATTTATAATATAACTCGTTCTTTTTATCATGGATTAGTTAAACATGGTGTTCGTGTTTATGAGTGGACTCCTGGTTTCTGTCATGCAAAAATGAGTGTGGCAGATGACTGTATGGCAACTTGTGGAACAATTAATCTGGATTATCGAAGTTTATATCACCATTTTGAAAACGGCTGTTTTATGGCAGATTGTCAGGCAGTTGTGGAAATAAAAAATGATCTGATAAGAACGATGGGAGAATGTCGTGATGTGACAGACCAATATCAAACCGGACGAAGTGCATATTTGCGACTGGGACAATTATTTATGAGATTATTTGCTGGATTGCTATAA